A region from the Agrobacterium cucumeris genome encodes:
- a CDS encoding L,D-transpeptidase produces the protein MTSTDTDLSRRTFLSLLGISSASLLAGCASSGTGDAIRQQASAIGSDFRQMFSPGVSDAELAVMYGSVEDGGYVIPAVPYQKIDRRYYRQRVVDPTGERPGTVVVDTRSRFLYVVEQGGSAMRYGVGIGRDGFAWSGEGVIQWRQKWPKWTPPDEMVARQPELTKYSSKNGGMPPGLKNPLGARALYIFQNGKDTLYRLHGSPEWNSIGKAVSSGCVRLMNQDVIDLYDRVPQKARVVVWQ, from the coding sequence ATGACAAGCACCGACACAGATCTTTCCAGACGCACCTTTCTTTCCCTTCTCGGCATCTCTTCCGCTTCGCTTCTGGCGGGCTGCGCTTCATCCGGCACGGGAGACGCCATCCGCCAGCAGGCGAGCGCCATCGGCAGCGATTTCCGCCAGATGTTCTCGCCCGGCGTCAGCGATGCGGAACTGGCCGTCATGTACGGCTCGGTTGAAGATGGCGGTTACGTCATTCCCGCCGTACCCTATCAGAAAATCGACCGGCGTTATTATCGCCAGCGGGTCGTCGACCCGACCGGCGAACGCCCCGGCACCGTCGTTGTCGATACGCGCTCGCGCTTCCTCTATGTTGTGGAGCAGGGCGGCAGCGCCATGCGTTACGGCGTCGGCATCGGCCGCGATGGTTTCGCCTGGTCGGGCGAAGGCGTCATCCAGTGGCGTCAGAAATGGCCGAAATGGACCCCACCGGACGAAATGGTCGCCCGCCAGCCGGAACTCACCAAATATTCGTCCAAGAATGGCGGCATGCCGCCGGGCCTGAAGAACCCGCTCGGCGCACGCGCTCTTTATATCTTCCAGAACGGCAAGGACACGCTCTACCGCCTGCACGGCTCGCCAGAATGGAACTCCATCGGCAAGGCCGTCTCTTCCGGCTGCGTGCGCCTGATGAACCAGGACGTCATAGACCTCTACGACCGCGTGCCGCAGAAGGCACGTGTGGTGGTTTGGCAGTAG
- a CDS encoding calcium-binding protein, translating into MIDHNGLDGVERIEFNGATSWPVKPVYFAGMADFSSVTYMSPGVTIYGRENSNIFVGSQLGERVEGDGGDDLLFGNAGDDRLYGDTTDVNPWPAQLNAAGNDWLFGGTGNDYLDGQGGNDNLSGDAGDDNLYGGPGSDQLNGGDGSDKLFGEAGNDQVRGGSGNDELFGGDNDDLLDGGAGRDILWGGVGADTFQFVTQAAVTLVEDFEFGIDKLRFHNAIADDFSDLTIIDNSAGYASITVADVEVILNGVSSASLNNSMFEFGVYA; encoded by the coding sequence ATGATTGATCACAACGGTTTGGATGGTGTCGAGCGTATTGAGTTTAACGGCGCTACCTCCTGGCCTGTAAAACCAGTTTACTTCGCTGGAATGGCAGATTTTTCGAGCGTGACATATATGTCGCCCGGCGTGACGATCTATGGTCGTGAGAACAGCAATATATTCGTCGGTAGTCAGCTTGGGGAGAGGGTCGAAGGCGACGGCGGTGACGATCTGCTCTTTGGCAATGCCGGCGACGATAGGCTGTACGGCGATACCACCGATGTAAATCCTTGGCCGGCGCAATTGAATGCCGCTGGCAATGACTGGCTGTTCGGCGGCACCGGCAATGACTATCTGGATGGTCAGGGCGGTAACGACAATCTGTCCGGTGATGCGGGCGATGACAATCTTTACGGCGGACCCGGAAGCGACCAGCTTAACGGCGGAGACGGCTCAGACAAGTTGTTTGGTGAAGCCGGAAATGACCAGGTGCGCGGTGGGTCTGGAAACGATGAGCTATTTGGTGGAGATAATGATGATCTTCTTGATGGGGGAGCGGGTAGAGACATTCTTTGGGGCGGTGTGGGCGCGGACACTTTCCAATTTGTGACGCAAGCTGCCGTGACTTTGGTTGAAGACTTTGAATTCGGGATCGACAAGTTACGTTTTCATAACGCAATCGCCGATGACTTCAGCGACTTGACGATTATCGATAACTCTGCCGGATATGCGAGTATAACTGTCGCCGATGTCGAAGTTATTTTGAACGGGGTTTCATCAGCCTCGTTGAACAATTCGATGTTCGAGTTTGGCGTGTACGCATAA
- a CDS encoding MarR family winged helix-turn-helix transcriptional regulator has translation MGAEGNDTKMESLLRLDQQICFALYGAAHAFTRAYKPLLDPIGLTYPQYLVMMALWEKQTSTVKALGEMLGLDSGTLSPLLKRLEHAGLITRKRGTVDERQVLVALTPKGADLKKEGVKIMAAIGGATGCGLEELAQLRDRVNALKDGLSKS, from the coding sequence ATGGGCGCAGAGGGCAACGACACGAAGATGGAAAGCCTGTTGAGGCTGGACCAGCAGATATGCTTTGCCCTTTATGGCGCAGCGCACGCTTTCACACGTGCCTATAAACCGCTGCTTGACCCGATCGGACTGACCTATCCGCAATATCTGGTCATGATGGCGCTGTGGGAAAAACAGACCTCCACGGTCAAGGCGCTTGGCGAAATGCTGGGGCTGGATTCCGGCACGCTGTCACCGCTGCTGAAAAGGCTCGAACATGCGGGCCTGATCACCCGCAAGCGCGGCACGGTGGATGAGCGGCAGGTGCTGGTGGCCTTAACGCCAAAAGGCGCCGACCTCAAAAAAGAGGGCGTGAAGATCATGGCGGCCATCGGCGGCGCCACCGGCTGCGGGCTGGAGGAGCTGGCACAGCTGCGGGATCGGGTGAACGCGTTGAAGGACGGTCTTTCGAAGTCTTAA
- a CDS encoding organic hydroperoxide resistance protein has translation MPILYTTKASATGGRAGNAKSEDGVLDVTLTVPKELGGDGARGTNPEQLFAAGYSACFLGALKAVAGKQKVKIPEDTTVTATVGIGPREDGTGFGIEVSLKVNIPGLEREKAEELVAAAHIVCPYSHAMRTSTEVPVSVA, from the coding sequence ATGCCTATTCTCTACACGACCAAAGCATCCGCCACCGGTGGCCGTGCAGGTAACGCCAAGTCGGAAGACGGCGTTCTCGACGTAACGCTGACCGTTCCGAAGGAACTGGGCGGTGACGGTGCCCGCGGCACCAACCCGGAGCAGCTTTTCGCCGCCGGTTATTCCGCCTGCTTCCTCGGCGCGCTGAAGGCGGTTGCCGGCAAGCAGAAGGTAAAGATCCCCGAAGACACCACTGTGACGGCAACCGTCGGTATCGGCCCGCGCGAAGATGGCACCGGCTTTGGCATCGAAGTGTCGCTGAAGGTCAACATTCCCGGCCTGGAGCGCGAAAAGGCAGAGGAACTGGTTGCTGCCGCTCATATTGTTTGCCCTTATAGCCACGCCATGCGCACCTCCACGGAAGTACCGGTTTCTGTGGCCTGA
- a CDS encoding MbcA/ParS/Xre antitoxin family protein gives MNIHAKTAMDPAAQGRVVTKAVIAAAERLGLNAARMADILGVSAPTVSRMKRLDFLLEPGAKSFELAVLLIRVFRSLDAIAGGDEAVAKNWLRNHNVALNAVPAEKLTTITGLIDVLSYLDARRAPV, from the coding sequence ATGAATATTCACGCCAAGACTGCCATGGATCCTGCAGCGCAGGGCAGGGTCGTCACCAAGGCCGTTATCGCCGCTGCCGAACGGCTGGGCCTGAATGCCGCCCGCATGGCGGATATTCTCGGCGTTTCCGCCCCCACCGTCTCGCGCATGAAAAGACTGGATTTCCTGCTGGAGCCGGGCGCCAAATCGTTCGAGCTGGCGGTGCTGTTGATCCGGGTTTTCCGCTCGTTGGATGCGATTGCCGGCGGTGATGAGGCCGTTGCGAAAAACTGGCTGCGCAATCACAATGTTGCGCTGAACGCCGTACCTGCCGAAAAGCTGACCACCATTACCGGATTGATCGATGTCCTCTCCTATCTGGACGCCCGACGCGCTCCTGTCTGA
- a CDS encoding RES family NAD+ phosphorylase yields MSSPIWTPDALLSEKRATSGKYWRLVEAQHQVSTMKLVDTVEEQSLLEDILETSKRPFPPECAGLDYLLATPFRYGAAYPYGSRFRRAGFTEGVYYAAARVETALAEMAFYRLLFYAESPGTPLPANPAEYSAFAARVATDAALDLTKPELSRNEALWTDLTNYEPCQALAEQAREAKVEAILYRSVRDPAGGLNIAILSPRAFAAKTPVERMSWRIHLSKTGVQALCEFPMRRTGFLASDFANDPRLAGLLG; encoded by the coding sequence ATGTCCTCTCCTATCTGGACGCCCGACGCGCTCCTGTCTGAAAAACGCGCCACATCGGGAAAATACTGGCGGCTGGTGGAAGCACAGCATCAGGTTTCCACCATGAAGCTGGTGGATACGGTGGAGGAGCAATCGCTGCTGGAAGATATTCTCGAGACGAGCAAGCGGCCGTTTCCGCCCGAATGCGCCGGTCTTGATTATCTTCTCGCCACGCCTTTCCGTTATGGCGCCGCTTATCCCTATGGCTCGCGTTTTCGCCGGGCGGGTTTCACCGAGGGTGTTTATTACGCCGCCGCCAGGGTGGAGACGGCGCTTGCCGAAATGGCCTTTTACCGGCTGTTGTTTTATGCCGAATCGCCGGGTACACCGCTGCCCGCCAATCCCGCCGAATATTCCGCCTTCGCCGCCCGCGTTGCCACCGATGCCGCACTTGATCTGACGAAACCGGAGCTGAGCCGTAACGAGGCGCTGTGGACCGATCTCACGAATTACGAGCCGTGCCAGGCATTGGCAGAGCAGGCGCGCGAGGCAAAGGTTGAAGCCATCCTTTACCGCTCGGTGCGCGATCCCGCAGGTGGCCTCAACATCGCAATTTTGTCGCCAAGGGCCTTTGCGGCCAAAACGCCGGTAGAGCGGATGAGCTGGCGCATTCACCTGTCTAAAACCGGGGTGCAGGCCCTGTGCGAATTCCCGATGCGCCGCACGGGGTTTTTGGCCTCGGATTTTGCCAATGACCCGCGTCTGGCCGGCCTCTTGGGGTGA
- a CDS encoding YciI family protein, with the protein MRAIVFVKATKSSEDGVMPTTELMEAMGKFNEELVNAGIMQSGDGLHPSSKGKRVVFDGDSRTVVDGPFPHTNELVAGFWLWNVKDMDEAVAWVKRCPNPMLERSEIEIRPLFEMEDFGDVVTPEIAAHVEELRARVGKQ; encoded by the coding sequence ATGCGTGCAATCGTTTTTGTAAAAGCCACCAAGAGCAGCGAAGATGGCGTCATGCCCACGACTGAACTCATGGAGGCAATGGGAAAATTCAACGAGGAGCTGGTCAATGCCGGCATCATGCAATCCGGCGACGGGCTGCACCCCTCCTCCAAGGGCAAGAGGGTTGTTTTTGATGGCGACAGCCGCACCGTGGTTGATGGCCCCTTCCCGCATACCAACGAGCTGGTTGCCGGCTTCTGGCTGTGGAATGTCAAGGACATGGATGAGGCGGTGGCCTGGGTGAAGCGCTGCCCCAACCCGATGCTGGAGCGCAGCGAAATCGAAATCCGTCCGCTGTTCGAAATGGAAGACTTTGGCGATGTCGTAACGCCGGAAATCGCTGCGCATGTGGAAGAGCTGCGCGCCCGTGTGGGCAAGCAGTAG
- a CDS encoding MarR family winged helix-turn-helix transcriptional regulator, translating to MSNASVIPFSTTLFVRDACLCLHAQRAARALARLFDNALKPVGINNGQFSLLMSLNRPEPPPMGPVAHLLAMDRTTLTAALKPLERRGLVSIEQDPKDRRGKRLRLTADGMAVLAAAFPIWEQTHAEIEARIGSGDPDRLRRDLIDLG from the coding sequence ATGTCAAACGCCAGCGTGATTCCTTTTTCGACAACTCTTTTCGTGCGGGACGCCTGCCTTTGCCTGCATGCGCAACGCGCTGCACGGGCTTTGGCGCGACTGTTCGACAATGCGCTGAAGCCTGTTGGCATCAATAACGGCCAGTTTTCCCTGCTGATGTCGCTCAACCGGCCGGAGCCGCCGCCGATGGGGCCGGTCGCCCATCTTCTGGCCATGGACCGCACGACGCTGACGGCGGCGCTGAAGCCCCTGGAGCGGCGCGGGCTGGTCAGCATCGAACAGGACCCGAAAGACAGGCGCGGCAAACGGCTGCGGCTGACGGCGGATGGCATGGCAGTGCTGGCGGCAGCCTTTCCCATCTGGGAACAGACCCATGCGGAAATCGAAGCAAGGATTGGCAGCGGCGACCCCGACCGGCTGCGCCGCGATCTTATCGATCTAGGCTGA
- a CDS encoding DUF899 domain-containing protein, with protein MSHPVVSNEEWLAARRDLLVKEKELTRARDRLNEARRALPWEEVTKDYIFDAPSGPKSLKELFGDCSQLIVYHFMLAPDWEEGCVGCSFFADHVDGALVHLRHGDASFVAVSRAPLEKIEGYKHRMGWKFPWVSAEGTDFNYDYQASFRDEDMASGEITYNYREMAPYGDLKDLHGISVFARGEDGRIYHTYSTYARGAEQTLGTLMLLDLVPKGRNEEEVMDWVRRHDQYEDAPKAAACCH; from the coding sequence ATGTCTCATCCTGTTGTTTCGAATGAAGAGTGGCTTGCGGCCCGCCGCGATCTGCTGGTGAAGGAAAAGGAACTGACCCGCGCCCGTGATCGGCTGAACGAGGCGCGGCGCGCATTGCCCTGGGAAGAGGTGACGAAAGACTATATTTTCGATGCGCCTTCCGGCCCGAAATCGCTGAAGGAATTGTTCGGCGATTGCAGCCAGCTCATCGTTTATCACTTCATGCTGGCGCCTGACTGGGAGGAGGGCTGCGTTGGCTGTTCCTTCTTTGCCGATCACGTCGATGGCGCGCTCGTCCATCTCAGGCATGGCGATGCGAGCTTCGTCGCGGTCTCGCGCGCGCCGCTTGAAAAGATCGAAGGCTACAAACACCGCATGGGCTGGAAATTCCCCTGGGTTTCCGCCGAAGGCACTGATTTCAACTATGATTATCAGGCCTCCTTCCGCGACGAGGATATGGCCAGCGGCGAAATTACCTATAACTATCGCGAAATGGCGCCCTATGGCGACCTGAAGGATTTGCACGGCATCAGCGTTTTCGCCAGGGGCGAGGACGGCAGGATCTACCACACCTATTCCACTTATGCCCGCGGCGCGGAACAGACGCTCGGCACGCTGATGCTGCTCGATCTGGTGCCAAAAGGCCGTAACGAAGAGGAGGTAATGGATTGGGTGCGCCGGCACGATCAGTATGAGGACGCGCCGAAAGCGGCAGCCTGCTGCCACTGA
- a CDS encoding DUF1579 domain-containing protein, with protein MEMESVKPQKEHEFLSRLVGDWVMVAGHEGYNPDDPNQRFTETVRSIGGLWIIGEGTGRMPDGDQMTAVITVGFDPAKGNFVGTWVGSMMTHLWVYKGWLEDDGKTLTLEAEGPAFDGSGRIDTYHDVLVLHDDNHRSFSGSVRQPDGTFKTFMTSEFRRKG; from the coding sequence ATGGAAATGGAAAGCGTAAAGCCGCAGAAGGAACATGAATTCCTGTCGAGGTTGGTCGGCGACTGGGTGATGGTTGCCGGCCATGAGGGATATAATCCTGATGATCCGAACCAGCGTTTCACCGAAACCGTGCGCTCCATCGGCGGACTGTGGATCATCGGCGAGGGCACCGGCAGGATGCCCGACGGCGACCAGATGACAGCGGTGATAACGGTCGGTTTTGACCCGGCAAAGGGCAATTTCGTCGGCACCTGGGTAGGCTCGATGATGACCCATCTCTGGGTCTACAAGGGCTGGCTGGAAGATGACGGCAAGACCCTGACGCTGGAAGCCGAAGGCCCCGCCTTTGACGGTTCCGGCCGCATCGATACCTATCACGACGTGCTGGTGCTGCATGACGACAATCATCGCAGCTTTTCCGGCAGCGTCCGCCAGCCGGATGGCACATTCAAGACCTTCATGACATCGGAATTCCGCCGCAAGGGGTAA
- a CDS encoding VOC family protein produces the protein MSDTHGKFIWVELMTPDMEAAARFYGHVVGWQTKDFGSPEMPYLVLEANGKGMGGVMELTEELKGQGIPPNWTAYVAVDDVDASARQFEEKGGSVMRQPQDIPEIGRFAVVTDPYGAVLCIMTPLPMESGGFPEDAQSLLGHVGWHELMTGDVDGATAFYGEVFGWTKDHDFDMGEMGPYRIFAEHGKAIGGMMKRMPQAPGCYWGYYFNVDGIDDAITRVSTGGGKVVNGPMEVPGESWIVNCEDPQGAFFSLLSQKK, from the coding sequence ATGTCCGATACACATGGAAAATTCATCTGGGTTGAACTGATGACGCCTGATATGGAGGCGGCCGCCCGCTTTTATGGCCATGTCGTCGGCTGGCAGACCAAGGATTTCGGTTCGCCGGAAATGCCCTATCTGGTGCTGGAAGCCAATGGCAAAGGCATGGGCGGCGTCATGGAGCTGACCGAGGAACTCAAGGGGCAGGGCATTCCGCCGAACTGGACCGCTTATGTCGCCGTTGACGATGTCGATGCCTCGGCCAGGCAGTTCGAGGAAAAGGGCGGCTCCGTCATGCGCCAACCGCAGGACATTCCTGAAATCGGTCGGTTTGCGGTGGTGACAGACCCCTATGGTGCGGTTCTATGCATCATGACGCCACTGCCGATGGAAAGCGGCGGTTTTCCCGAAGACGCACAAAGCCTGCTCGGCCATGTCGGCTGGCATGAACTGATGACGGGCGATGTGGATGGCGCGACCGCCTTTTATGGCGAGGTCTTCGGCTGGACCAAGGACCATGATTTCGACATGGGCGAAATGGGGCCGTATCGCATCTTCGCTGAGCACGGCAAGGCCATAGGCGGCATGATGAAGCGTATGCCGCAGGCGCCCGGCTGTTATTGGGGTTATTACTTCAATGTCGACGGTATTGATGACGCCATCACCCGTGTCAGCACCGGCGGCGGCAAGGTCGTCAACGGTCCGATGGAGGTTCCCGGCGAAAGCTGGATCGTCAACTGCGAAGACCCGCAGGGCGCTTTCTTCTCACTTCTGTCGCAGAAGAAATAA